From a region of the Chiloscyllium punctatum isolate Juve2018m chromosome 1, sChiPun1.3, whole genome shotgun sequence genome:
- the kctd8 gene encoding BTB/POZ domain-containing protein KCTD8 isoform X2 — protein sequence MAEVSSSSPFPEVLELNVGGQVYVTKHDTLLSVSDSLLAELFSRKQTRVLPRDNRGRYFLDRDGFLFRYILDYLRDRRLVLPEHFPEKERLLREAEHFQLAELVSLLTARLPQHSSAAEDPCPSDVEESSQSSELLAKGAAGPAARGSGFITLGYRGSYTLVRDNQADAKFRRVARIMVCGRIALTKEVFGDTLNESRDPDRPPEKYTSRFYLKFTYLEQAFDRLSEAGFHMVACNSTGTATFINQYREDKTWSSYTEYIFFPLF from the coding sequence ATGGCTGAGGTCAGCAGCAGTAGCCCGTTCCCGGAGGTGTTGGAGCTCAATGTTGGCGGGCAGGTCTATGTCACCAAACACGACACCTTGCTGAGCGTCTCCGACTCGCTGCTCGCCGAGCTCTTCTCCAGGAAGCAAACTCGGGTGCTGCCCCGGGACAACAGGGGACGCTACTTCCTGGACCGGGACGGCTTCCTGTTCAGGTACATCCTGGATTACCTGCGGGACAGGAGGCTGGTGCTGCCCGAACACTTCCCGGAGAAGGagaggctgctccgggaagccgAGCACTTCCAGCTGGCTGAGCTGGTCAGCTTGCTGACAGCGCGGCTCCCCCAGCACAGCTCTGCAGCCGAGGACCCCTGTCCCAGCGATGTCGAGGAGAGCTCCCAGAGCAGCGAGCTCTTGGCCAAGGGGGCTGCCGGCCCGGCGGCCAGGGGCTCCGGCTTCATCACGCTCGGTTACCGAGGCTCCTACACCCTGGTCAGGGACAACCAGGCGGACGCCAAGTTCCGCAGGGTGGCCAGGATCATGGTGTGCGGCAGGATCGCCCTGACGAAGGAGGTTTTCGGGGACACCCTGAACGAGAGCCGGGACCCGGACCGACCTCCGGAGAAGTACACGTCCCGTTTCTACCTGAAGTTCACTTACCTGGAGCAAGCGTTTGACCGCCTCTCCGAGGCTGGCTTTCATATGGTGGCGTGTAACTCCACCGGCACCGCCACCTTCATCAACCAGTACCGAGAAGACAAAACGTGGAGCAGCTACACCGAGTACATCTTCTTCC